The following proteins are encoded in a genomic region of Ostrea edulis chromosome 7, xbOstEdul1.1, whole genome shotgun sequence:
- the LOC130048615 gene encoding uncharacterized protein LOC130048615, whose protein sequence is MKNEIEEMKIKHLEILKKHLDEIKQIQSLIEQSLITLNKMEESNEVSVTMEYRSQNKEFRKLPPKLRVSLPTFSPNTIDREQLYKSLGSLIPLSFTTDVNGYTVKKAETSPKELMGEPELVTTINTGYEDLRSVTCLREEEFWTSGKVSDMKCFNVQGTVINTIKTKSVEQPNDIAVTSDGDLVYASGTVNKVKSGQTEEVIRLQGWIPNNLCVTSSGDLLVTMHSDDETQSKVVRYSGSTEKQTIQYDDEGKPLYSGNNYTKYISENRNLDICVAYWGAGAVVVVNQAGKLRFRYTCHSSSTKYKAFKPWGITTDSQSQILTTNCGNHCIHILDQNGQFLCYIDNCDLKCPWGLCADKSDKLFVAENYSGNVKKIKYLQ, encoded by the coding sequence atgaaaaatgaaatagaagagATGAAAATCAAACACCTGGAAATTCTGAAGAAACATTTGGATGAAATTAAGCAGATACAGTCCCTTATTGAGCAATCACTGATTACTTTGAATAAAATGGAGGAATCCAATGAAGTGTCTGTGACCATGGAATACAGATCCCAAAACAAAGAATTCAGAAAACTTCCTCCCAAACTCCGAGTCTCACTGCCTACATTTAGTCCAAACACGATAGACAGAGAACAGCTTTACAAGTCACTGGGATCTTTGATACCATTATCATTTACAACAGATGTAAATGGCTACACGGTGAAGAAAGCTGAAACCTCACCCAAAGAACTGATGGGTGAACCAGAGCTTGTCACTACAATAAATACTGGGTATGAAGATCTCCGCAGTGTTACCTGTCTGAGAGAAGAAGAATTCTGGACAAGTGGAAAAGTCAGTGATATGAAATGCTTTAATGTTCAAGGTACAGTTATTAatacaatcaaaacaaaatcagtGGAACAGCCAAATGATATAGCAGTGACAAGTGATGGGGATCTAGTGTACGCTAGTGGGACTGTGAATAAAGTGAAGAGTGGACAGACAGAGGAGGTGATCAGATTACAGGGCTGGATACCTAACAATCTCTGTGTCACCTCCTCTggtgatctcctggttaccatgcaCAGTGATGATGAAACACAATCCAAAGTTGTCCGTTACTCGGgttccacagagaaacaaacaatCCAGTATGATGATGAGGGTAAGCCTCTATATTCAGGAAATAATTACACTAAATACATCAGCGAGAACAgaaacctggatatctgtgtggcttaCTGGGGAGCtggtgcagtagtggtggtcaaccAGGCTGGAAAACTTCGATTTAGATACACTTGTCATTCTTCTTCTACCAAATACAAAGCATTCAAACCCTGGGGAATTACAACAGACAGTCAGAGTCAGATCCTGACAACAAACTGTGGTAACCACTGTATTCACATCCTGGACCAGAATGGACAGTTCCTCTGCTATATAGATAACTGTGATCTGAAGTGTCCCTGGGGTTTATGTGCGGACAAAAGTGACAAGTTGTTTGTTGCTGAGAATTATAGTGGAAAtgtgaagaaaatcaaatatctACAATAA
- the LOC125655501 gene encoding E3 ubiquitin-protein ligase Midline-1-like, translating to MDPRHSAQDVIRCDLCETAIVQRYCDFCHVNLCIACIGKHIADDYDKHKVVPFQNRKSTLVYPKCKTHKTEKCKLHCKECDMFVCSLCTAAAKHKGHTFLILSEIFNKRKLNIRKDSEEIENVISPTYKEMAIDLETQINNLDGEYVKFTTVVTKHGEEWHKEIDNAINKMKNEIVEMKIKHLEILKKHLDEIKQIQSLIEQSLITLEKLEESNEVSVTMEYRSKNKEFRKLPPKVRVSLPTFSPNTIDSKQLYKSLGSLIPLSFMTDENGSTLKKVETSPKELMGEPELVTAINTGYEKLRNVTCLSEEEFWTSADVSIMICFNVQGTASNTIKTKLGGWPRDIAVTSDGDLVYTDWKTKTVNKVKRGQTEEVIRLRGWKPLNLCVTSSSDLLVTMRSDDETQSKVVRYSGSTEKQAIQYDDEGKPLYSENNKIKYISENRNLDICVADFGAGAIVVVNQAGKLQFRYTGHSSTTKHKAFEPFGITTDSQSQILTADSNNHCIHILDQNGQFLRYIDNCDLKGPVGLCVDKIDNLFVAEFYSGNVKKIKYQQ from the coding sequence ATGGACCCCCGCCACAGTGCCCAAGATGTCATCCGATGTGACCTTTGTGAAACAGCTATAGTACAGAGGTACTGTGATTTCTGCCACGTCAATCTATGCATCGCCTGTATAGGAAAACACATTGCTGATGACTATGACAAACACAAAGTGGTCCCATTCCAAAATCGAAAATCTACCTTGGTTTATCCAAAGTGTAAAACACATAAAACTGAAAAATGTAAATTGCATTGCAAGGAATGTGACATGTTTGTCTGTTCATTGTGTACTGCTGCAGCTAAACATAAGGGTCATAcatttttaattctttctgaaatcttcaacaaaagaaaattaaacataaGAAAAGATTCAGAGGAGATAGAAAACGTTATTTCTCCAACATACAAAGAAATGGCCATCGATTTAGAAACTCAAATAAACAACTTGGATGGAGaatatgtgaaattcacaacaGTAGTTACAAAACATGGAGAGGAATGGCACAAAGAAATTGACAATGCcatcaacaaaatgaaaaatgaaatagtgGAGATGAAAATCAAACACCTGGAAATTCTGAAGAAACATTTGGATGAAATTAAGCAGATACAGTCCCTTATTGAGCAATCACTGATTACTCTGGAGAAATTGGAGGAATCCAATGAAGTGTCTGTAACCATGGAATACAGATCcaaaaacaaagaattcagAAAACTTCCTCCCAAAGTCCGAGTCTCACTGCCCACATTTAGTCCAAACACGATAGACAGTAAACAGCTTTACAAGTCACTGGGGTCTTTGATACCATTATCATTTATGACAGATGAAAATGGCTCAACACTGAAGAAAGTAGAAACTTCACCCAAAGAACTGATGGGCGAACCAGAGCTTGTTACTGCAATAAATACTGGGTATGAAAAACTCCGCAATGTTACCTGTTTGAGTGAAGAAGAATTCTGGACAAGTGCAGATGTCAGTATTATGATATGCTTTAATGTTCAAGGTACAGCTAGTAATACAATCAAAACCAAATTGGGTGGATGGCCACGTGATATAGCGGTGACCAGTGATGGGGATCTAGTGTACACTGACTGGAAAACAAAGACTGTGAATAAAGTGAAGAGGGGACAGACAGAGGAGGTGATCAGACTACGGGGCTGGAAACCTCTCAATCTCTGTGTCACCTCCTCTAGTGATCTCCTGGTTACTATGCGCAGTGATGATGAAACACAATCCAAAGTTGTCCGTTACTCAGGTTCCACAGAGAAACAAGCAATCCAGTATGATGATGAGGGTAAGCCTCTATattcagaaaataataaaattaaatacattaGTGAGAACAGAAACCTGGATATATGTGTTGCTGACTTTGGAGCTGGTGCAATAGTGGTGGTCAACCAGGCTGGTAAACTCcaatttagatacactggtcattcTTCTACCACCAAACACAAAGCATTCGAACCCTTTGGAATCAcaacagacagccagagtcagaTCCTGACAGCAGACAGTAATAACCACTGTATCCACATCCTGGACCAGAATGGACAGTTCCTCCGCTATATAGATAACTGTGATCTGAAGGGCCCTGTTGGGTTATGTGTGGACAAAATTGACAACTTGTTTGTTGCTGAGTTTTATAGTggaaatgtgaagaaaataaaatatcaacaatAA